The Streptomyces pactum genome contains a region encoding:
- a CDS encoding carbohydrate ABC transporter permease translates to MSAQATDVTPAPSTRTAALRRKLPGSLAWHLGSLAILAVILYPVLWVIGGSFKESGDIVGSLDLFPGDPIVSNYTSLADGIADISISTFFFNSLFLAVGSVIGIVVSCSLTAYAFAKIRFAGRDLLFTLMIGTLLLPYHVLLIPQYVLFRNMDMINTYTPLLLGKYLATEAFFVFLMVQFMRNLPRELDEAARLDGCGHFRIYWSIVLPLCRPALITSAIFTFINSWNDFMGPLIYLNEPGKYTVSLGLKMFVDQEGLANYGGMIAMSLVALLPVLAFFLAFQRYLIDGMATSGLKG, encoded by the coding sequence ATGAGCGCGCAGGCCACCGACGTCACGCCGGCCCCGTCCACCAGGACGGCCGCGCTCCGGCGCAAGCTGCCCGGGTCGCTCGCCTGGCACCTCGGGTCGCTGGCGATCCTCGCGGTGATCCTCTACCCGGTGCTCTGGGTGATCGGCGGCTCCTTCAAGGAGAGCGGCGACATCGTCGGCAGCCTGGACCTCTTCCCGGGCGACCCGATCGTCTCCAACTACACGAGCCTCGCCGACGGCATCGCGGACATCTCGATCTCCACGTTCTTCTTCAACTCGCTCTTCCTCGCCGTCGGTTCGGTGATCGGGATCGTGGTGTCCTGCTCACTGACCGCCTACGCCTTCGCGAAGATCAGGTTCGCGGGCCGCGACCTGCTGTTCACGCTGATGATCGGCACCCTGCTGCTGCCCTACCACGTGCTGCTGATCCCGCAGTACGTGCTGTTCCGCAACATGGACATGATCAACACGTACACCCCGCTGCTGCTGGGGAAGTACCTGGCCACGGAGGCGTTCTTCGTCTTCCTGATGGTGCAGTTCATGCGCAACCTGCCCAGGGAACTCGACGAGGCGGCGCGTCTGGACGGCTGCGGGCACTTCCGCATCTACTGGTCGATCGTGCTCCCGCTGTGCCGGCCCGCCCTGATCACCAGCGCTATCTTCACCTTCATCAACTCCTGGAACGACTTCATGGGCCCGCTGATCTACCTCAACGAGCCCGGCAAGTACACCGTTTCCCTCGGCCTGAAGATGTTCGTGGACCAGGAAGGGCTGGCGAACTACGGCGGCATGATCGCCATGTCGCTCGTCGCCCTGCTGCCCGTCCTCGCCTTCTTCCTGGCCTTCCAGCGCTATCTGATCGACGGCATGGCGACGTCCGGCCTGAAGGGCTGA
- a CDS encoding DUF4365 domain-containing protein, with protein MAIAQPERGGLLPERTAPSRGSLATTACMETLQVGYLHAVAAAAGCSLSQPFPDNGIDWHVSHSAPGHTVDDEVTIKVQLKATYQIPPGPPGRFFSFTLDNDHLAKLARTPVSVHKILVVMIVPRSRDQWLRAGHDRLDLRHCCYWTNLAGHPVTGRRRTTVRIPTARVFDDRALCEIMTRVGTGGKP; from the coding sequence ATGGCCATAGCGCAGCCCGAACGGGGCGGGCTGCTGCCCGAGCGCACGGCGCCCTCTCGCGGCTCTCTCGCCACCACCGCCTGCATGGAGACCTTGCAGGTCGGCTACCTCCACGCGGTCGCCGCGGCGGCGGGCTGCTCGCTCTCCCAGCCGTTCCCGGACAACGGCATCGACTGGCACGTCAGCCACAGCGCCCCCGGGCACACGGTCGACGACGAGGTCACCATCAAGGTGCAGCTCAAGGCGACGTACCAGATCCCGCCGGGCCCGCCCGGCCGCTTCTTCTCCTTCACGCTCGACAACGACCACCTGGCGAAGCTCGCCCGCACCCCGGTCTCGGTGCACAAGATCCTCGTCGTGATGATCGTCCCCCGCTCCCGGGACCAGTGGCTGCGCGCGGGCCACGACCGGCTCGACCTCAGGCACTGCTGCTACTGGACCAACCTCGCCGGGCACCCGGTCACCGGCCGGCGGCGCACCACCGTGCGGATACCGACCGCGCGGGTCTTCGACGACCGGGCGCTGTGCGAGATCATGACGCGGGTCGGGACGGGAGGGAAACCATGA
- a CDS encoding TIGR02611 family protein: MNTGSNKPGEAAVAEDRSGTDEAAAGRALGSRAPDFVKARRALHLSWQVGVFIVGLAVVVAGAAMLVLPGPGWVVIFGGMAIWATEFVWAQIVLRWTKRKVTEAAQRALDPKVRRRNLTLTAIGVVIVAVLAGVYLYKFGLEMPWKIEDQ, from the coding sequence ATGAACACGGGGAGTAACAAGCCCGGCGAGGCGGCCGTGGCGGAAGACCGTTCGGGGACGGACGAGGCCGCGGCCGGGCGTGCGCTCGGTTCGCGGGCACCGGACTTCGTCAAGGCGCGCCGTGCCCTGCACCTGAGCTGGCAGGTCGGCGTCTTCATCGTCGGCCTCGCGGTCGTGGTGGCCGGCGCCGCCATGCTGGTGCTGCCCGGACCGGGCTGGGTGGTGATCTTCGGTGGCATGGCGATCTGGGCGACCGAGTTCGTCTGGGCCCAGATCGTCCTGCGCTGGACCAAGCGCAAGGTCACCGAGGCGGCGCAGCGTGCCCTCGATCCCAAGGTGCGGCGCCGGAACCTCACCCTCACCGCGATCGGCGTGGTGATCGTGGCCGTGCTGGCCGGGGTCTACCTGTACAAGTTCGGGCTGGAGATGCCCTGGAAGATCGAGGACCAGTGA
- a CDS encoding carbohydrate ABC transporter permease, with amino-acid sequence MGTAVTHAPAMEDLAKGSEPRHGPVKPARPAELKRRGRRENLAGYLFMSPWIAGFLLLTAGPMAASLYFAFTDYNLFDAPRWIGLDNFSEMFGDPRWRHSVQVTLWYVVVGTPIKLIAALGVALLLAQKRRGQAFYRAAFYAPSLIGASVSVAIVWKAIFSDDAVVDRTQQLFGIDAGGWTGDPDLIIYSLVALTVWQFGAPMVIFLAGLKQVPRELYEAADVDGAGKLRQFWNITLPMISPVLFFNVLLETIHSFQIFSSAYIVGGGAGGNACGPADGTMVYTCYLYVQGFENSRMGLASAMAWMLLVAVALVTAVLFWSQKRWVHYEEGGR; translated from the coding sequence ATGGGGACCGCCGTGACACACGCCCCTGCGATGGAGGACCTGGCCAAGGGCTCCGAGCCGCGGCACGGGCCGGTGAAGCCCGCGCGCCCCGCCGAACTGAAGCGGCGGGGCCGCCGGGAGAACCTGGCCGGGTATCTCTTCATGTCCCCCTGGATCGCCGGATTCCTGCTGCTGACGGCGGGGCCGATGGCCGCATCGCTCTACTTCGCGTTCACCGACTACAACCTGTTCGACGCGCCCCGGTGGATCGGCCTGGACAACTTCTCCGAGATGTTCGGCGACCCGCGCTGGCGCCACTCGGTCCAGGTCACCCTGTGGTACGTCGTCGTCGGCACCCCGATCAAGCTGATCGCGGCGCTCGGCGTCGCCCTGCTGCTGGCGCAGAAGCGGCGCGGACAGGCCTTCTACCGGGCCGCCTTCTACGCGCCGTCGCTGATCGGCGCGAGCGTGTCCGTCGCCATCGTGTGGAAGGCGATCTTCTCCGACGACGCGGTCGTCGACCGTACGCAACAGCTCTTCGGGATCGACGCCGGCGGCTGGACCGGCGACCCGGACCTGATCATCTACAGCCTGGTGGCCCTGACCGTCTGGCAGTTCGGCGCCCCGATGGTCATCTTCCTGGCCGGTCTCAAGCAGGTGCCGCGCGAGCTGTACGAGGCGGCGGACGTCGACGGGGCGGGCAAGCTGCGGCAGTTCTGGAACATCACGCTGCCGATGATCTCGCCGGTCCTCTTCTTCAACGTCCTGCTGGAGACCATCCACTCCTTCCAGATCTTCAGCTCGGCCTACATCGTCGGCGGCGGCGCCGGAGGCAATGCCTGCGGTCCCGCGGACGGCACGATGGTCTACACCTGTTATCTGTACGTCCAGGGTTTCGAGAACAGCCGCATGGGCCTGGCCTCCGCCATGGCCTGGATGCTGCTGGTCGCGGTCGCCCTGGTCACCGCGGTGCTGTTCTGGTCCCAGAAGCGCTGGGTGCACTACGAGGAGGGCGGCCGATGA
- a CDS encoding CGNR zinc finger domain-containing protein codes for MLITHDTRCALDTVVDLVNTMPEDESAPDGLPDVAGLQEFVGTHEISDVGVLSELDLSAVRKIRGRFAAVFAAPEARAAAGLINDLVAAAGTTPRLTDHDGYDWHIHYFAPGASVADHLAADCGMALAFFVVAGEQERLRRCEAPDCRRAFVDLSRNRSRRYCDSRTCGNRLHVAAYRARRKEAAR; via the coding sequence GTGCTGATCACCCACGACACCCGGTGCGCCCTCGACACCGTGGTGGATCTGGTGAACACCATGCCGGAGGACGAATCGGCGCCGGACGGGCTGCCGGATGTCGCGGGCCTCCAGGAATTCGTGGGAACGCACGAAATCAGCGACGTCGGTGTGCTCTCCGAGCTCGATCTCTCGGCGGTGCGCAAGATCCGTGGCCGGTTCGCGGCGGTCTTCGCGGCCCCCGAGGCGCGGGCCGCGGCGGGACTGATCAACGACCTGGTCGCCGCTGCCGGGACCACGCCCCGGCTCACCGACCACGACGGCTACGACTGGCACATCCACTACTTCGCGCCCGGTGCCTCCGTCGCCGACCACCTGGCCGCCGACTGCGGAATGGCCCTCGCGTTCTTCGTGGTCGCCGGGGAGCAGGAGCGGCTACGCCGGTGCGAGGCACCCGACTGCCGCCGCGCCTTCGTCGACCTCTCCCGGAACCGGTCGCGGCGGTACTGCGACAGCCGCACGTGCGGAAACCGCTTGCACGTGGCCGCGTACCGGGCACGACGCAAAGAGGCGGCTCGCTGA
- a CDS encoding ABC transporter substrate-binding protein translates to MQQGGNVERRTILKAAGASLAVAGLGATATACGGGSGSGDGTVTIRYSWWGAEDRAERINKTIALFEKKYPKIKVKTDFQPYTDFWKKFNTQASGGNPPDVFQNAIGFLRKYDAKNVLLDLSAQVEAGNLSMEGFRAGLEKFGEIDGKLLGVPVGSNSMALVIDKPVFTRAGVKPEQGWTWDDFDEAMTKIRDRTGRAGDSGMYGVMYLYDLYLRQNGKAFFTKDGLGFSEADLTQWWTKAEKGVKSGLFADPKKVAQIKPKSALSAELAGSEFTWDNFTVRYTSEGKSEYGLAPIPTTDGEKTGQYLGSLMLSGYKRTEHPKEVAQFIDFMVHDPEVAKIMGYDRGVPTTQAQYDAYRPTDPVNKAIAAYEESLVEAGVLETITPHPNGADICEAAFLRIAEEMALGERSVGDAVKQFFSESKTALAG, encoded by the coding sequence ATGCAGCAGGGCGGGAATGTGGAGAGGCGGACGATCCTCAAAGCGGCGGGAGCCTCGCTGGCCGTCGCGGGGCTGGGGGCGACGGCCACCGCGTGCGGCGGCGGCAGCGGCTCGGGGGACGGAACGGTGACGATCCGTTACTCCTGGTGGGGTGCCGAGGATCGGGCCGAACGCATCAACAAGACCATTGCGCTCTTCGAGAAGAAGTACCCGAAGATCAAGGTCAAGACCGACTTCCAGCCGTACACCGACTTCTGGAAGAAGTTCAACACCCAGGCCTCCGGAGGGAATCCGCCGGACGTCTTCCAGAATGCCATCGGATTTCTCCGCAAATACGACGCGAAGAACGTCCTGCTCGATCTGAGCGCGCAGGTCGAGGCCGGTAACCTCTCCATGGAGGGCTTCCGGGCCGGACTGGAGAAGTTCGGTGAGATCGACGGCAAACTCCTCGGCGTTCCCGTCGGTTCGAACTCGATGGCCCTGGTCATCGACAAGCCCGTCTTCACCCGCGCCGGTGTCAAGCCCGAACAGGGCTGGACCTGGGACGACTTCGACGAGGCGATGACGAAGATCCGTGACAGGACGGGCCGGGCCGGTGACAGCGGCATGTACGGCGTCATGTACCTCTACGACCTGTACCTGCGTCAGAACGGCAAGGCCTTCTTCACGAAGGACGGACTCGGCTTCTCCGAGGCCGATCTGACCCAGTGGTGGACGAAGGCGGAGAAGGGCGTGAAGTCCGGACTGTTCGCCGACCCCAAGAAGGTCGCCCAGATCAAGCCCAAGTCGGCGCTCTCCGCCGAACTCGCCGGCAGCGAGTTCACCTGGGACAACTTCACCGTCCGCTACACCTCCGAGGGCAAGAGCGAGTACGGTCTCGCGCCGATCCCCACCACGGACGGCGAGAAGACCGGCCAGTACCTCGGCTCCCTGATGCTCAGTGGGTACAAGCGCACCGAGCACCCCAAGGAAGTCGCCCAGTTCATCGACTTCATGGTCCACGACCCCGAGGTCGCCAAGATCATGGGTTACGACCGCGGCGTCCCGACGACGCAGGCCCAGTACGACGCGTACCGGCCGACCGACCCGGTCAACAAGGCGATCGCCGCCTACGAGGAGTCCCTCGTCGAGGCGGGCGTCCTGGAGACGATCACCCCGCACCCGAACGGTGCCGACATCTGCGAGGCCGCCTTCCTGCGCATCGCCGAGGAGATGGCGCTCGGCGAGCGGTCCGTCGGGGACGCCGTGAAGCAGTTCTTCTCCGAGTCGAAGACGGCTCTCGCCGGCTGA
- a CDS encoding SsgA family sporulation/cell division regulator codes for MNTTVSCELHLRLVVSSESSLPVPAGLRYDTADPYAVHATFHTGAEETVEWVFARDLLAEGLHRPTGTGDVRVWPSRSHGQGVVCIALSSPEGEALLEAPARALESFLKRTDAAVPPGTEHRHFDLDQELSHILAES; via the coding sequence ATGAACACCACGGTCAGCTGCGAGCTGCACCTGCGCCTCGTTGTGTCGAGCGAGTCCTCCCTGCCTGTCCCCGCAGGCCTGCGGTACGACACGGCCGACCCCTACGCCGTGCACGCCACCTTCCACACCGGAGCCGAGGAGACCGTCGAGTGGGTGTTCGCCCGCGACCTCCTCGCCGAAGGTCTCCACCGCCCCACCGGCACCGGCGACGTCCGCGTCTGGCCGTCCCGCAGTCACGGCCAGGGCGTCGTGTGCATCGCCCTGAGCTCTCCGGAGGGCGAAGCGCTGCTCGAGGCCCCGGCACGGGCCCTGGAGTCCTTCCTGAAGCGCACAGACGCCGCCGTGCCGCCCGGCACGGAACACCGGCACTTCGATCTCGATCAGGAGCTCTCGCACATCCTGGCGGAGAGCTAG
- a CDS encoding SRPBCC family protein: MDWNHYRFRSLWALPAPAPAVYRELERIEDYPRWWPQVREVTRLDDTSGVLRFRSLLPYDLTATLREGRRDPAAGVLEVAMTGDMEGWARWTVTPCGTGALARYDQEVDVRKPLLRLLAVPGRPLFRANHRLMMRMGRRGLAARLEDGRQAV, from the coding sequence GTGGACTGGAACCATTACCGATTCCGCAGCCTGTGGGCCCTGCCCGCGCCCGCCCCGGCGGTCTACCGGGAACTGGAACGGATCGAGGACTACCCCCGCTGGTGGCCCCAGGTGCGCGAGGTCACCCGGCTCGACGACACCAGCGGAGTCCTCCGGTTCCGCTCGCTCCTCCCCTACGACCTGACCGCGACCCTGCGCGAGGGACGGCGCGATCCGGCGGCCGGGGTGCTGGAGGTCGCCATGACCGGCGACATGGAGGGCTGGGCGCGCTGGACGGTCACCCCCTGCGGCACGGGCGCCCTCGCCCGCTACGACCAGGAGGTCGACGTACGCAAGCCGCTGCTGCGCCTGCTCGCCGTCCCGGGGCGGCCGCTGTTCCGGGCCAACCACCGGCTGATGATGCGGATGGGGCGACGCGGACTGGCGGCCCGCCTGGAAGACGGTCGGCAAGCGGTTTGA
- a CDS encoding 3'-5' exonuclease, whose product MTSWFEGPLAAFDTETTGVDVETDRIVSAALVVQDAPGLGPRVTRWLVNPGVPVPEAATAVHGLTQEHVRHHGRWPAPVMYEIAEALAEQTRAGRPLVVMNAPFDLTLLDRELRRHRASSLSRWVERTSLHVLDPRVLDKHLDRYRKGRRTLTDLCAHYGVELEGAHDAAADAQAALEVVRAVGRRFPARLERLSPAELHTLQAVWHAGQARGLQAWFALNGTEEAVDPAWPLRPDLPAAA is encoded by the coding sequence ATGACGAGCTGGTTCGAAGGGCCGCTGGCCGCCTTCGACACGGAGACGACGGGTGTGGACGTCGAGACCGACCGGATCGTGTCGGCGGCCCTCGTCGTCCAGGACGCGCCGGGACTGGGGCCGCGCGTGACCAGGTGGCTGGTGAACCCGGGCGTGCCGGTGCCGGAGGCGGCCACCGCCGTGCACGGGCTGACGCAGGAGCATGTGCGGCACCACGGCCGCTGGCCGGCGCCGGTGATGTACGAGATAGCGGAAGCGCTGGCCGAGCAGACCCGCGCGGGGCGTCCGCTCGTGGTGATGAACGCGCCGTTCGACCTCACGCTGCTGGACCGGGAGTTGCGCCGGCACCGCGCTTCCTCCCTCAGCCGCTGGGTGGAGCGGACGTCACTGCACGTCCTCGACCCGCGCGTGCTCGACAAGCACCTGGACCGGTACCGCAAGGGCCGGCGCACCCTCACCGACCTGTGCGCGCACTACGGCGTCGAACTGGAGGGCGCGCACGACGCGGCGGCCGACGCGCAGGCCGCGCTGGAGGTCGTACGGGCGGTGGGGCGCCGCTTCCCGGCACGGCTGGAACGCCTTTCCCCGGCCGAGCTGCACACACTCCAGGCGGTGTGGCACGCCGGGCAGGCGCGGGGACTGCAGGCGTGGTTCGCACTCAACGGCACCGAGGAAGCGGTGGACCCGGCCTGGCCGCTGCGACCGGACCTGCCGGCTGCGGCGTGA